The Coraliomargarita parva genome contains a region encoding:
- a CDS encoding DUF167 domain-containing protein translates to MSSFAELNVRVIPNASRDEVVGWYGEALKLKTATPPEAGKANKAICALLEKHLKLPKRSVSVVRGQTSQSKTLRIEGLDPAALRERLPQ, encoded by the coding sequence ATGTCTAGTTTCGCCGAACTGAATGTCCGCGTCATCCCGAATGCTTCCCGTGACGAAGTCGTGGGCTGGTACGGCGAGGCTTTGAAGTTGAAGACCGCGACACCGCCGGAAGCGGGCAAGGCCAACAAGGCGATCTGCGCACTGCTGGAGAAGCACTTGAAGCTCCCCAAGCGTTCGGTGTCGGTGGTTCGTGGGCAGACCAGCCAAAGCAAGACCCTGCGAATCGAAGGGCTGGATCCGGCGGCGTTGAGGGAACGGCTGCCGCAGTAG